tctctatttgcagatggcaaaattgtatatttagaagaccctatgatctcagcccaaaatctccttaaactgataagcaacttcagcaaagtctcaggatacaaaatcaacgtgcagaaatcacaagcattcctgtacaccaataacagacaaacagagagccaaatcatgagcaaacacccattcacaattgctacaaagagaataaaatacccccTCGCCCGTCACGCAATGCACGTTCGTGGAGAACCTGGCGCTAAACCATTCACAGACGACCTGCTTCTGGGTCGGGGTTTCGTACGTAGCAGAGCAGCTCCCTCACTACGATCTATTGAAAGTCAGCCCTCGACacgagaataaaatacctaggaatacaactaacaaaggatgtaaaggacctcttcgaggagaactgcaaaccactgttcaaggaaataagagagggcataaacagatggagaaacattccatgctcatggttaggaagaaccagtattgtgaaaatggccacaatCTCGAAGCCCATTTCACTTACGTGAGGCTTCACCCAGTTGAAGAAAGACCCTGTTCCCCCAATGCTACACTAACCTAGCAGCCAGTGGCCACATGTGGCTGCTGAGCATGCAAAATGTGCTTCAGCCTAAACAAGATGCACCGTTAGTGTCAAATCCTACACATCAGATGTCTAAGacttaaaacatgtaaaatatgtcattatttaAGTCGATAACAAGTTGATGTAATACTTCATGTAGCAGGTTACACAAAAATTAAGTtcacttgttttctgtttttttgtttttctaaaaaggcTACTAGCAAATATAAAATGACACATGTGGCTTGCATCACATCCCTCTTAGACCCTGCTGCCCTACAGTCTTTGCTCCTGTCACCTGCAGGGCGTTGGGCCCCTCTTTACCCAGGCTACCTCCTGCGTGAGCTCCTGAGTCCATCTGGTCCCTCCTGCAGTGTGAGGCCAGAAGAGGATGTAGCCTTTGTGTTTCCATCACAACGTGGTGGTGGGGACAGGTGCAAGCTCAGGAGTCAGGCAGACCTAGTTTCGATGCGCAGCTTTTCTTACTAGTCATGAGACTTTAACAAAGTGATTTgtcttctcagcctcagtttccacatctttcAAATGGTGACatgtgatattgtgaaatatttgGTCTTCTTCCCCACTCCTAAAACCCTTGGCATCTCTGGAGTGATGAGTGTCTTTTGCATGCTGGTGAAATGTCTGTTGGCTGGTGGCCCTGAATAGCTTCAGGATGgaggctggtcaccagaaagattAAGGCAGGATTCAAGAGTTAGGACTTTCAGTCTTATTCTCCAACCTCCAGGAAGGGGAGAAAGGCTGAAGGTTGAGCTGATACTCAAcccaatcatgcctatgtaatgaagcccCCATAAAAACCCAGAAGGTCAGGGTTCAGggagcttctggatagctgaacacatggaggtttcTGGAGGGTGGTGCCAGGAGAGAGCATGGAAGCTTCACACCCCTTCCCATGTGCCTTGCCCTATGCATCAagctgttcatctgtatccttaGCAATATCCCTTATTATAAATGGGTGGATGTAAGTCAAGtgcttccctgagttctgtgtgctgctctagcaaattaactGAACCCCAAAAGGACGTCATGGGAATGTTGATTTACAGCTGGTTGGTCCAACAGCACAGGATACAGCCCGAGACTtgtgactggcatctgaagtAGGGGCAGTCTTGTGGAACTGAGCCCTACTGAGCCCTGGGATCTGATGCTACCTCCAGTCAGACAGTGTGAGAACTCAGTTAaattagaggacacccagctggtgccTGCTAGAAAATTGTGTGGTTGGTCTGAGGAGCAATAAATACCTCTGGGGTCAGAAGTGTTGTGTTGAGGGGTGTGTGAAAGTGGGGAAAACGCTTCTCTTCCCTGTCTCTCAGAAGATGATAAGGATATCTACCCATTTCAGCGTTGCTAAGACATAGTAATGTAATGGCACAGGGCACCCAATGCAATGTGACTGTCATTCTTGTCATCAATGTTATTAACCATCCTTAAGGCGAGGTCACCACTTCAGATAAGAGCAGGACCATCAGCTCCCAAGTTCTAGATGCCTCTTCCATCTATGGATGGTTTGCTCTCAATGTTCTTTCAGCGAAAATACTTTCATTCATGCTGCTGCTAAGACATTCTATGctagtacaatttttttttttttttttgagatggagtcttatttattctgttgtccagactggagtgcagtggtgcaatcttggctcaacacaacttctgcctcctgggttctagcaattctcctggctcagcctcccaaatagctgggattacaggtgcatgccaccatgcctggttaatgtttgtattttcagtaaagatgggatttcactatgttggccaggctggtctcaaactccgaacCTCAAGTGActcgccagcctcagcctcccaaagtgctgggattacaggcgtgagccaccacacccagccagcgcAATTGATTTTTTAGACCTACGTGAAAGACTTTACTTTTGCCACGGTTCAATTTCACCTAATTGGTTTTAACTCATCATTGCAGCCTGTCCAGACCATTTGAAATGCTCGTTTTAGATGTCCCTTCCAAACACTCAGCCTTATACCTCCCAGCTCCTGCAGGGACCTTCTCCTTTATCGGGACTGGGCTCCCCACAGGCCCCCGTGAACCAGCTTCCTGCCTCCTTagcctcttcctctcttctcagtGCTCTCCTGTCTTAGATCCATCTTTCAAGGCCTATACTAAGTTCTTACTCCACCAGGAAGTCTCTGGAGTATTCCTtggctatcatcatcatcatcaatcaaCCAATTTTTATTAGTTATATGTATAgtattatatgttaattatataggcaaattgtgtgtgtgtgtgtgtgtgaaatgcatacgtgccaggcattgttgtaaatattttatatgagttGTCTAATTTAACTCTGTCTGGGGAAGACTAttgtttctccccattttatcaaGAAGGAAACTAAGGAACAGGAGGCTTCAGGGGCtccctaaggtcacacagcaagtgttGAAGCCACAATTCAAACTGAACACGTCTGCCTCTGACGTCTACTGGTTTCCACTAGGCTTGTCTACCTCTCCGTTTACTGAATATTGCAGCCTTACCCTCGATGGTACCCTGGTTTGTCCTGcatatcacagaaataaaatcttgTCCACAATTGGACTCTGAGCTCCAGGAGGGAGTGTTAAGAATGTGGCAGCAGGACAGGGATTCAGGGGCCGAGAAGGCCTGGGCTCtactcccaccctcccaccttgggGCCCTTCCCCTCTCTGTCTCAGCTTCACCAGCAGTAAAATGCAGGGCAGGCTCACAGTGGCCTGCTGAAACGGGTAGCTTGAAATCTACCAGTGTGGGAGTATTTGTACCACAGATAATGGCAAATTCTATAGGAAGGACCCTAATCTGTAGAATTTGCCGATATTTGTAGTACAAATACTCCCATATTGTATTTGCAATACCGATACTAACCCCCTCCGATATGGTTTtgctccatgtccccacccaaatctcatcttaaattgtaatccccacatgttgagggaagaacctggtgggaggtaattggatcatgggggcagtttcccccatgctgttctcatgatagtgtggGTGTTCTCAAGAGATtagatggttttaaaagtggcagcTTCCCTTTCactctttctgtctccttccacctgtgaagaaggtgcttgcttctccttcaccttctgccatggctgtaagtttcctgaggcctccccagccatgcagaagtgtgagtcaattaaacctctttcctttataaattatccagtcttgggtagctctttacagcagtgtgaaaatggactaaatacACCCTCTGAGAGCCAATTTACCAGCATAAAGCTGGATAACCAGGAGTAACAACTAGCTCGAGACCTAAAGCTACAACCAGGTTTGGAGAAACTGGCGGCATCAACTCCTGTTACTTCAGAGTCCTAAAGGACATGTGAGAGCATGCACTCCATTTCCATATTTCGCATACGGATGAGTGGTGACTGGAGTGGGAAGACAGCCAGGCACAAAGCTGCAGCTGGCCCCTGAGCCTCCCGTCTCCTGCCTCAAGGCTCTGTCCtctgcatttctgttttctgcagcAGTGAGTGATGATAGAGGCCCTGAGTGGGGCAAAGTCCCACTACAGTCCCCGAAAACCCAAGGCCTGCTGCTAAGCTGGAGAGATATAAATGACCCTTACCCATGAGTTAACCCAGTATTCCAAGCCCAGAAGTCTAGCGGTCTGGCCCAGGGGCTTTCTTGTTTTCCATGATGAAACCTACTGAATCTGCTCTTCTTCCATGCTCCCTCAAGGGGCCTCACCTTGGCCAGATGAACAGCCAGCTTGTCCCTGGCATCCTTGATATCCTTCAGCCCATTCTTGAATGCCGTGTCCACCACATCACACTGCTTGCGCAGATCATTGGCTGTCTGGGACAGGATTCGATCCACCAGGGCTTTTAGCATCAGGGAGTTGTTCCGCTGCTTGTCAGCCTTCTCCACGTTGGTGTTGGAGAAGTCCAACCAGTCTTCCAGACTCACAGAGCTGAAACAGACCCCATGCTTTCATTCACAGTATatttggggtggggaaggggattGGGGAAAGGGATGAGCCATACCTAACCTCTTGTCAGAAGCACCTAGAATGTTTCCCTATCTATAGGCAGAGCACGCAGTGGTCTGCCAGTATCAATAGCTGTCACTTTGGGCAACTTCCCTACTCTAGCATTGGGCTGGCAACTTAtggacataatctcatttaatcctcatgatggCCAAGTGAGCTGACTAACTtttataatccccattttatagttgaggaaatctgggctcagaaaaataaagtaacttgGGTGAGATAGCACAGCTAGAgataatttgagcatcaaaataaattctaatgtAACAGATTATAATACATTGAGTAAAATAGAAACCATACATCTATgcagatttaaataaaaaagtgaataaattacTAGTGTGAAGAGGAactgtcttctgtcttctgtaATGACACTGATGAACCTCAAAATGATGTTAATTGGAAGAAAccggacacacatacacacacacacacacacacacacacacacacacccctaataTATAATGCTGTTTAATGAAAAGCCGGGAAAACCACCCTATTAGGAGTCAGGAAAGTTATTTATTACCttcaggtgggagggagggagtatTGATTGGAAGAGGACAACATAATAGGGATTGtgatcatgttttctttcttgaccTAGTGGTGACATGAGGCTTGTTCAGTTTGTGATTAGAGGCAGCCTCTGAGATGTCCCTTAGTGATCAACCCCTCCTGGTGTTCGTGCCTTTGTATAATCCCCTTGCCTTGAGTATGGGATGAATTTATTGACTTGCTTCTCACAAACAGAAGGATGTCACTTCTGGGATAAGGATATAAAAAAACTGGCTTCTGTCATGGGTAtgctctctcgctctcgctctctctctctctctctctctcactcgctCTCTCAGATCACTCATTATGGGAGAAACCAGTGCCATGTCATGGGACTTCCCCATGGTGAAATTCACATGGCAAGGAACCAAGGCCCACCATCACCTGTAATCAGCTTGGAATTGGACCCCACCCAGGTCGAGCCTTCAGATGGACTGCAACCCTGGCAGCTGGCTTGACTACAACCTCAGAAGACATAGAGACTGGGACACCCAGTTAAACAGGGCTTGGCTTCCCAACCCACAGGaaccatgagataataaatgtttatagtcTTAAGCTGCAAAGTTTTGGGATAGCTTATTATACAGCAAAAGGTAACTAACACAATGATAATGCCTTGAACTGTATGTTTATTATTTGTGCActttcctatatatatatgttttatttcaaaacgaaggttttaaaaattagagttaGGCTGTGATATAATGTTAACTGAAAATGCAAATGATTAGATGTCACAGAAAAGGTACATAGTATAATCCCATTTTTATAAACTAAACAAAGTTTACCATGTGTGagtgcatatgtacatatgtttgaATGAACATGCAGCTAACATTAGTTATCTCAGTGGATGTAAAAATGGAAATAGGAAAATTAATTTgctcttcatatattttttagattcttttacttattaaaaacatgtatagatgaaggaatacattttttattctttaaaagttttgtgTCAGACTTTCTTAGTTAGTAGGCCTAACCTGGAGGATCAGGAGTCTCTGGGCCCAATGTCAAGGTCATCACCATTTAGCACTGCCTTTACCCCAAGCCCACCTCTTCCAACCTCTCAGCCAGCTGCAAGGACGAGTCACTAGGTCTTACTTGTCTAAGAAACACTGGGACATCACCAGGCCGCCAACATATACAGCACTATGAAGACTGCAAGACGCACTCACTTTGGCTCGATCCTCACGGCGTTCTCAGAATATCTGATGTTTGGTGAGTTGTTGTTGAGTGAGAAGCAGATGTCATCTATGGTCAGGGCCACAAACTTGTCCTTCAAATCCTTCTCAAGATTGTACTTGGCAGAGCGGTTCATCCTGAAGAGGGAGAAAGTAAACTGGGTTTCTGCCTCTGGAATGCCCAGGTGGCACCCACAGGTCCTCAGGGAAGTCCTGGAAAGTGAAGCTGCAGCGAGGTCTGGGACAGGATGATGGTACTGCCTCCCCAACTCCCATCACCCCAACACTCACGCATATACCATTTGATGCCTAGTGACAAATCCACGTAGCCAAACATGGACTTGGAGATCCTCCCTTCTACACCGACGTTTCCCAGTGTCACCACTGCAGAGCCTACTGTGTGTGAGGGGTCAGCCCAGGCAGTGGGCTCCAGCACCCTCCAGTTTATAACCAGGGTAAAATCCAGCTCCAGCCCCACCCTTACCGGAGGGTGGCTGCCATGTAGGAGGGATGCGGCCAGCTCTTACCCTGAGTGCTGGGAGATCTGGGGACAGAAAGTGGGAGTGGGAGTACTGAACCCCATTCTTTCTGGTCTGTGGAGCTCAGCTTTTGTGGGCACTGCCTCTTCTCAAAATTCCCAGTGGAGATTTGGAGAGCAGCCCAAAACATCCTACCTAATCTGCTCAGAAGCCTCCTCCAAGGTACGGGTCAGCAGAGCCATAACACCCCGGATGATCTCAGCCTCCTTTATCAGCTCATGCTCCACCGTGTCGTGCACCAGGTCAATGCCAACACGCTTCTCCCTGGCAGGGGGAAAGGCAGCCAGTCAGCCAACACGCAACATGAGGTGACTCGACGTTGGCTAATGTCTACACTGTCAGAACCACCTGCACAACTGATCTGAGTGTCACCCAATCCATCCGGTGACACAGTGGATGATGGATATTAGTGGGCGTCTATGTGACTTCAAAACGTCCAAACACGACGAAGAAAAATTGACTGGTGACTGGTCACTTGGTCTGAAACATGCCAAATGGACCTTTTTTCCCCAAGTagaagaaagttttaaataataataatatattcaaagacCTGTTTCCTTCCCTGATCCGCATCCAGTGTGTAGACAAACAATTGAATATAGAAAGATGTTTTATAGTAATAATAACTATTAGTGTTAACACCAATATTAATATTACCTCCACcactgagcacttactctgtgaCAGGCATTGTgctgagctatttttttttttaagatggaattttgctcttgttacccaggctggagagcaatgatgtgacttcggctcactgcaacctccgcctcccaggttcaagcagttctcctgcctcagtgcccaccaccatgcccagctaatttttgtatttttagtagatacagcatttcaccatgttggccagcctggcctcgaactcctgacctcaggtgatccacctgcctcggcctcccaaagtgctgggattataggcatgagccaccgcatccagccgtGCTGagctttttatatataaacattcttTCTTAGCCCTTTCAagtacagatggggaaactgagtttcagagagATTAAGAAGTGACCTACCCAGTGTCAAGGAACTGTGCATCACATGTGCTTTTAGCCATCATGCCATCCTCCTCCCAAACAGACCGTGCTGGATGATGTTTTGCCCCTTTTCAACCTGCCTGATGGTGCTTGGCAAGGAGGCTCCCCTACTCATGAGCTGTGTACCCCTAGCCACTATATAACCtccctgtgccttggtttccttttctgtaaaatagggataattatTAGTACTTCACGGGATTGTGGCACACTACGAATGAGATATATAAGCATAAGATACAGTACCTGGCACCtagtacatgctcaataaacTTAGCAACCTATATGTTATAACTATCCTTAGGCTTAGACTTGAGCCAGCTGGGTGTTGAGCTCTTTGATGAGCTGCTATTTCTCTTTGCTTCATAGACTTTCTAAATCTGGCTGGGAAGACTGCTTCCTGGTTGCTGCAAAGGGTCCTGGTTACCCTTATGTAAGGAATAGGGCTTTCCAGGAAGACAGAGGCATGGTGCCTTTGAGAAACTGCAAATAGCTCTACACACCTAGGCACATCCCACTATTGGGAATGAGATATGGACCTGGAGAGGTCACTGGGGTCCCTATAGTGATAAACCTTGGTTTGTTAAGCTAAGAAGCTTAAAATTTATCTTGAAGCCATTGGGGTTTGAAGAATTCTAAGCATGGGGGTGACCTGGAAAAATCTGCTTTTGGAAAAGTTCACTCAACAGCCAATGTGGAGGGTATACTAGATTACAGGGGATTACGATAACAGCAAGAAGACATGTTAGGGCTGTGGCAGGACCCAGGTCTGGAAACCAGCATCACCCCAGAGTAGAGAGGATCATTCTATTCAATGGATTTATAGgagggaaataataataaaaagcatgtTCATATAGGGCTGTCTGGATCAGAGTGCTTCTGTGTAACTCTGCATTGGAGGGACGTACTGGCCCCCAGGAGCCGTAGTGTCTCTTCTCACCTTCTTCCTTGGCAGCAGAACCCCTGATTTTTTAGCTGACTACCTGGCTACCCAAAGTAAAGCAAATCATTTCCCAGCTTCTGTTGGTGTGGACATGTGATTAAGTTCTGGTCAATAGGATGCAAATAGAAATGATGAATGCCAGACCTCACTTACTTCTACTTGCTGGAATGTAGACATAATGGCTGGAGCTCCAGCTGCCATCTTAAATCATGAGGTGACATTGGCAGTGAAAGCCATGTGCAGTAGAACAATAAGACAGACAAATCTTGGAACCCTAAAACTGTGGCTCACCATTCCAACCCTGAACTAACTATCTCTAGACTCTTTAaatgtaagagagaaagaaatcattttctttaaactCAATGTTATTTTAGAGTTTTCTGTTACCCACAACGAAGCCTAGTCCTAAAGTATATTTGAGTTGAGTTAGTCAAGAGCAGAGTTGAGGCATGAACTGAGTCCAGTGCCCCTTGCACTGCCCGGCACCAGGGGCATGCTGGGATAACTACAGGCTCTAAAAGAACACCTGCTCAATTGCCATGTTCCAATTCACTATTCCACACAGCCAGCATAAAATGTTACTATCCAGCATCTCATTTGTCACAACAGATGAATCATTTGGGGGACCTTCCCTCCTACCTGTATGCCAGGCACATCTCAGTAATGTGCAAGGGCTCTTTCAAGCTCTCCAGGGCTTTTTCCAATCTGATCTTATATATGAGTAGATCATCAGTTTCATTCACAAGCTGCTCAAGTTTGTCATCTAACTCCTTCTTCCAGAACCGAACTTCTTCGAGTCTCTGTTCTGAAGCACACAGAGAAGTTACACCAGGGTTAATCTATCCCAAGGTAGCCAACATTGGAATTAAAAACTTGAGGGCTATTGTAAAACTACCTGTCATATGTTCTCTTCCTCTTACAGCTGTGCTGCttggagcatcttttcatctttataaatagttattttcaggaaggaaggaaaatatattttcttacagtCCACATCAAATTTATCATTCTATACTCATTAGTTCTTCAGTGCCCActgtttttaataacttttaattttatcaaagctataaatgtatgttgtttgaAAAATCAAATAGTATCACAGATAATTAAAATTCTCTGAGCTGTCCCTACCTACTCCCACCTTCTGGAGGCAGCCACTTTAAACACACTTATCACTTCTTCTAGCATTTGCTTATACTGCTATTCATTCATTATCAGTtttgatattatatatttatttcctatGACAAAAGATAATGATTTGCTCTTAACAAACTCACACAACATACTTTGATCCTTCCATCTCCCAATATAGTTTTATCACCATTTTGTTAATAAACTTATTGTTTATTTAcatcttataaatatataaatgttatttacacCTGAGCCCTATCATACACTGTgataaatttcttataaaattttctgttttggggaggggttaaaatgacatttttcattgttcaacacccgcctatgagtgagaacatgcggtgtttgattctTCCTCTTCCTTGATTTACTCTTTCAGTAATTTCCTAAGAAATGGATGCATGTGAGGTAAAGTTTTTGAGAACCTGTAAGTCTGCAAATGTCTTTATTCTACCCTCACTGTTTCATCTTATTTATTTGGCTGTACACTCAGTTACAGTTTGTAAATCTTGTTTATTTAGAATAGTGATTATGCCCCGACATTTCCTTCTAATTTCCAAAGTTTCTGTTGAGAAGCCTGATGCCATTCTGATTCCTGATTCTTTATATGTGACCTGTTTTTTCCACTCTGAAAAA
This is a stretch of genomic DNA from Saimiri boliviensis isolate mSaiBol1 chromosome 17, mSaiBol1.pri, whole genome shotgun sequence. It encodes these proteins:
- the TEKT1 gene encoding tektin-1; protein product: MAKLFQPPPKFLPSEWHIANKNQYHRADAQRSRSERLVAESQRLVDEIEKTTRKSQSDVNKKLEQRLEEVRFWKKELDDKLEQLVNETDDLLIYKIRLEKALESLKEPLHITEMCLAYREKRVGIDLVHDTVEHELIKEAEIIRGVMALLTRTLEEASEQIRMNRSAKYNLEKDLKDKFVALTIDDICFSLNNNSPNIRYSENAVRIEPNSVSLEDWLDFSNTNVEKADKQRNNSLMLKALVDRILSQTANDLRKQCDVVDTAFKNGLKDIKDARDKLAVHLAKVMEEIVSQEKNMTALEKAILDQEGPAKVAHTRLETRTHRPNVELCRDVAQYRLMKEVQELTCNVARLKETLAQAQVELKGLHRRQLALQEEIQVKENTIYIDEVLCMHMRKSIPLRDGEDHGVWAGGLRPEAVC